The Thiobacillus sp. genome contains the following window.
CACCCTGGCCGCCGCGCTGAAACCCCGGATCAACCCCGCCGACCCCGGCGTGATGGTCGCCGCCGACAACGCCGCGCCCAACGGCGTCATCGTCCAGGCCATGCTCAAGGCGCGCGAGGCCGGGGCCAAGCACTTCCTCTTTGCCGTGCAGCGTGGCCAGTAACGATTCACTGGAAACGCCCTGGCAGCGTCTGCCCTGGACGCTGCCAGGCGCGTTGCTGGTCGGCCTGTTCAGCCTGTGGAGCACGGCCTGGCTGATGCCCGGCAATTCCGCCGAGCCCGCGCCACCGGAAAAGATCACCCTGGAGACGCAGGTGATCGAGCTGCCGCCCCCGCCGCCACCGCCCAAGGAAAAGAAGCAGCTAAAGCCCAAGACGGAACCCGAACCCGAACCCGCGCCTGAGCCCGAACCCGTCAAACCGCCGGTTTCCCTCGCTGCCCCCCCCGCGCCCTCCGCCGAGGAATGGCAACTCGCCTCCACCTACAGCCTCAAGAACGCCAAGCGCTATCGCAACGCCTGGGGCCAGCAGGTGCGCAGCATGATGGGCAGCGCCGTGGAAGGCCCGGACCAGGGCCAGGTACGCTTCCGCATCACCATCAACCCGGACGGCACCCTGGCCCATATGGAGGAATTGTGGTCCACCTCCGCCAAGGCCTCGGAACTGGCCAGGAAGGCCATCCGTGAGATGCCGCGCCTGCCTCCCACCCCCAACGGCAAGCCCCTGGTATTCGAAAAGACCATTTCCTTCCTGCCCTACGAGACAGGATGGCCGCCGTCTTACCGGTACGATTGCCTGCCGGACCCGCCCCAGTTCAAAAATCCCTTTGCCTGGAACGGCACCGGGGCACCGCCTCCCACCCCACCCACGCCTCAGCGGGAAGAGCGGGCCGAGGACTGCCACCCCAGCGATGTGGATGCCAGTTGGGAAGAAGAGGAAAGCGAATTGCAACGCCAGATCGAGCGCAACCGCTGGGGAACCTGATGAACAGCGCTGTTAGACTTTGTCGCCCGATCTTTGCTGCCTTCCGGAGATCAGTGAACATGCATGGACTATTTCTGATTCTGACCTTGTGGGTAACTTCCCTGGCGCCTGCCTTGGCTCACGCCGCCCAGGAGCAGCGCACTGACCCTGACACCGGCGCGGCTACCTGGGAAACCCGGGCCCACGGGGCCACCCTGCGGTTGACGCAAATCCTGCCGGATCAGGCCCGGGCCTTCTACATCAATAGGGGCTTCAGCGCCAAGGACGTGGAGCCCTATGCCACCGCCTGCGTGTTCATGACCGTGCTGCGCAACGATGCCGCCCCGGGCGCCCTTGGCTTTCGGTTGGAGGACTGGCGGGTGCGGGTGGCGGGCGAACTGCGTTCACCCCCGTCCATGGAGCACTGGATGGGCTTATGGGCTACCCGGGGCCTGCCGGAGCCCCCTCGCATCGCCTTCCGCTGGGCCCAGTTTCCGGTGGAGCAGGAGTACGAAGTGGGGGAGTGGAACCAGGGCATGCTGGCCACCGGCCTGCCCCCCGGCACGGCCTTCGATCTGGTGGCCCGCTGGCAGGTTGAAGACAAGATCT
Protein-coding sequences here:
- a CDS encoding energy transducer TonB; this encodes MASNDSLETPWQRLPWTLPGALLVGLFSLWSTAWLMPGNSAEPAPPEKITLETQVIELPPPPPPPKEKKQLKPKTEPEPEPAPEPEPVKPPVSLAAPPAPSAEEWQLASTYSLKNAKRYRNAWGQQVRSMMGSAVEGPDQGQVRFRITINPDGTLAHMEELWSTSAKASELARKAIREMPRLPPTPNGKPLVFEKTISFLPYETGWPPSYRYDCLPDPPQFKNPFAWNGTGAPPPTPPTPQREERAEDCHPSDVDASWEEEESELQRQIERNRWGT